The genomic interval CAGTGGTTTTATCTTTTGCTGTTACATGCAAAATGCCGTTGGCATCGATATCAAAAGTCACTTCAATTTGTGGCATACCACGCTGCGCTGGGGCAATACCTTCGAGGTTAAATTCACCAAGCAGTTTATTTGCAGCAGCCATCTCTCGCTCACCTTGATAGCATTTAATCGTTACCGCAGGCTGATTATCTTCCGCAGTGGAATAAACCTGTGAGTGCTTCGTAGGAATCGTGGTGTTCTTTGGAATCATCTTGGTCATCACGCCGCCAAGAGTCTCGATCCCCAATGACAACGGGGTAACGTCTAAAAGCAACACGTCTTTACGATCGCCAGACAAGACAGAGCCTTGAATTGCAGCACCAACAGCCACAGCCTCATCAGGGTTAACGTCCTTACGAGGCTCTTTACCAAAGATTTCTTTTACTTTGTCCTGAACTGCAGGCATGCGGGTTTGGCCACCGACCAAAATTACGTCGTCGATATCAGCCACATTGACACCTGCATCTTTAATTGCAGTTAAGCAAGGACCGGCAGTGCGGTTAATCAACTCTTCAACTAAAGACTCTAATTTGGCACGAGTTAACTTTAAGTTTAAATGCTTAGGACCACTAGCGTCAGCGGTCACATAAGGCAAGTTGATTTCCGTTTGTTGGGCAGATGACAACTCAATCTTGGCTTTTTCTGCAGCATCTTTAAGACGCTGCAATGCCAAGACATCTTTACTCAAGTCAACGCCTTGCTCTTTCTTAAACTCGGCAATGATCCAATCAATGATGCGTTGGTCAAAGTCTTCACCACCCAAGAAGGTATCACCGTTAGTAGAAAGCACTTCAAACTGCTTTTCACCATCAACGTTAGCTATCTCAATGATAGAGACATCAAATGTACCGCCGCCTAAGTCATAGACGGCAATCTTACGATCGACCTTGTCTTGCTTGTCTAAGCCAAACGCTAATGCAGCAGCAGTTGGCTCGTTGATGATGCGCTTCACATCTAAACCGGCAATACGACCGGCATCTTTAGTTGCTTGACGTTGGCTATCGTTAAAGTAAGCAGGCACAGTAATGACTGCCTCTGTCACTTCTTCGCCAAGGTAGTCTTCAGCA from Polynucleobacter necessarius carries:
- the dnaK gene encoding molecular chaperone DnaK, which codes for MGKIIGIDLGTTNSCVSVVENNAPKVVENAEGARTTPSIIAYVEDGEVLVGAPAKRQSVTNPKNTIYAVKRLMGRKFEDPEVQKDISLMPYVIIKADNGDAWVEARDKKMAPQQVSAEILRKMKKTAEDYLGEEVTEAVITVPAYFNDSQRQATKDAGRIAGLDVKRIINEPTAAALAFGLDKQDKVDRKIAVYDLGGGTFDVSIIEIANVDGEKQFEVLSTNGDTFLGGEDFDQRIIDWIIAEFKKEQGVDLSKDVLALQRLKDAAEKAKIELSSAQQTEINLPYVTADASGPKHLNLKLTRAKLESLVEELINRTAGPCLTAIKDAGVNVADIDDVILVGGQTRMPAVQDKVKEIFGKEPRKDVNPDEAVAVGAAIQGSVLSGDRKDVLLLDVTPLSLGIETLGGVMTKMIPKNTTIPTKHSQVYSTAEDNQPAVTIKCYQGEREMAAANKLLGEFNLEGIAPAQRGMPQIEVTFDIDANGILHVTAKDKTTGKENKITIKANSGLTEEEIQRMVKDAEANAAEDKKALELVTARNTADALAHSTKKALEEHGANLEVSEKEAIEAALKGLDEAIKGSDKAAIEAKTEALGKASQKLGEKVMAAEQAKAGGSPSGAAPDADVVDADFKEVDDKK